In Bremerella cremea, the sequence ACGTTGCCATATTAATCGCAAGCATTTGCTGGGCGACCTGCTCGTGATTTGTGTGCTGGCGGTGATCGCTGGGGCGGATGGTCCGCGATCGATGGCAAGATGCTGCGAACGGTCGGCGTGGCGATTCGGATGAGCGAAGAAAACGGCCATCATACGAGCGATGTACGATATTATATAGGCTCGTTGCGAGTGGGGGTAAAGCAATTCACTGCGGCCGTTCGCGGAC encodes:
- a CDS encoding transposase family protein yields the protein MSRSLDQDDVVSILNYFQELEDPRCHINRKHLLGDLLVICVLAVIAGADGPRSMARCCERSAWRFG